In Pan troglodytes isolate AG18354 chromosome 5, NHGRI_mPanTro3-v2.0_pri, whole genome shotgun sequence, the sequence ATGTAAAACGGGTCTCACTCAGCCTGCTCCAGGTAACTGACCCTAACCGTTACTGCCTGCAGGGTGCCTTGCTCCCACCCTGCGGACACAGTGTGCCTGCTCTGTACTCTGCATATTTATGTCAGGAAGAGTACAAAAGTAAGATTGGGTAAGGGCTTCTCTACATCATGggctttaaaaattatagatCTAGCCCTCATATAGCTGAGAAAACTCGACTTTTAAGGAACATGAAGCATTCTAAACAAATGTAGGTTATAAATGGGTTTGTCGCGTAGGCCCTGGAAGCCTCGTTTCCTTGGAGTGCCTCAGTTATGTCGTTTGTCCGGGGAAATGGGAAAGacttgaggggctgaggagcAAGGGAGCATGTGAGCCACAGCCCCATAGAAAACCAATAAAAGAAGCTCAAACAGCGGAAGAAAGCGTGCGATTCCAGTGCCAGGAAGCATAGGGAGCTGGTACGTTGAGTGCTGAGTGGCTTCCTGGTGGCGAGCTTGCTGTCCACATATAATCCAAGGCAGGAAGACTTTCTGAACAAGGTCCTTAGAGTCCCCTGCTCCACATGGACTGGGCGATGGACCCGGAGATCTGAAACTGCCCTCACACGTGTGCTTCTCTTGGCCCCGCAGCCTGGCCGGGGTCTCCAGGAGCGTGACACTGGTGATCGCATACATCATGACCGTCACTGACTTTGGCTGGGAGGATGCCCTGCACACCGTGCGTGCTGGGAGATCCTGTGCCAACCCCAACGTGGGCTTCCAGAGACagctccaggagtttgagaagcaTGAGGTCCATCAGGTAAGCAGTTCTTAGGGGACATCAGAGATGCAGGCAGGTGCCCCTGAACGGTGCCCACAGTCTTTCCGTGCACAGCCAGCATCATGGCGTGTGGAGTTGAAAGGCCCACAGAGGACATCGGCTCCCAGGGCGCCCAACTGCACCCCTTCAGGAGTCGTCACGATCCCTCGTGCACCTGTTGAAGCCACAGGCGCCTACCCTTTGTCATTCTCCTTGTGCCTGGTACCCCCTACTAGCTTGTTTCTCTCCCTTTGGGTGACGTACCATTTCCTTGGTCTGGCCTATTTTCATGTCCTAGGCCAGCACCTTGAAGGAGCAGTTCCTTCTCTTGCTTGACCCTGGCTGGCCAACCACAGAGCTCTGATTTCCCACTGCTGTTTGTTTCCCTGGGTATGTGTGGCACCATCTCTGTGGTGAAGTCACAGGTGCAAGCCCACGTGGATGCAGACGTGCACATGTGTGTGACGTTTCGGGTTTGTTTCCATCCTCTCCAGTATCGGCAGTGGCTGAAGGAAGAATATGGAGAGAGCCCTTTGCAAGATGCAGAAGAAGCCAAAAACATTCTGGGTAAATATAAGGAGCAAGGGCGCACGGAGCCCCAGCCCGGCGCCAGGCGGTGGAGCAGTTTTCCAGCACTGGCTCCGCTGACCTACGATAATTATACGACGGAGACCTAACGCAAGCGACCTGCTGCCTTCCTTCCCACTGCTTGTCTTCAGTGTGCCCGGCTGGGCAGGGGTGCGGTGGTGTTGGCCAATGAGGACAGGAAAGGGAGATAGCCAGGGTGAGGTGGGGCGAGGGCTCCTTCCCCCAAGCAACACTGCCCAGCCCTGCTCCAGGCCCCTGCACTCCGCCCACCCCTACCCTGGCTGCACCTGAGCTTGCTGCCCCCGGGGATGTTGCCCAGTGGCTGTGCACTGCTCTGTGCACatgcgtgtgtgtgagtgcactTGTGTGTGGGTGACTAAGTGTATggatgcatgtgtgtgcctgtgtgaggGTATGTGCACCtaagtgtgtacatgtgtgtatgttgtgAAAGTGTGTCTGTGCACatgaatgtttgtgtgtgtgtgaactctTTCTTACTGCTGGAAGTCACAGAATTCATATTGCTGCCCGGGTTGGTGTGGCCCCCTTTCCCTTTGTCCAAGACTCCACATGGAAGGCATTTGAGCTCGACCTCCGAAAAGCTACCCAGCAAAGAGCAGTCTGTGCCTCTGAGCAGACCGTGAGAACTCAGGGGACGAGTGGCTAAGAGCATGGCCTCTCCCAGAACCCACCCAGGGTGGTGTGGTGGGGGCAACAGGGGCCAGACTCCTCTAGAGGGAGGGTGGCTCTGGGGCCCTGGAAAACGTGAGAGACCGCCCTGAGCTGGTCCAGTGGGCCAGCACTTTATACCAACTCAGCATTTAAGGGGAGTATCTTAGATTGCCTCCATCTCAATGTGAAGGCACCAGGCTGAGGGTTCCCTAGCGCCTCGAGTCAAGGCCACTTTTCAGCCCATCGAGCCCTGAGTTCTACTTGGTATTTGTTCTCTGGAGCTGATTGCACTTGAGCTCTGTGGTGGGCAGGCGCACTTTAGCCTAAGTTGGGTGCCCCAGGGCGCCCCCTCCTCTCTGCTCCTTGCCAGCTTCATTCACTCCCAGCCTCTCACTGTCCTCACTTTGCAGGGGCTCCTCCTCAACGTTTGCATGCACCTGCAAGAATTGGGAAGAAAGAGCATTTATTAGGCACTGTagcaatttgcattttaaaatgcctGAGCATTTATTAAGCTTCTTGGTCACTTGGGTTTGATAATTGATCTGAGCTACCTCATCGAATGTTTTTGGAAAGGTGTTTTTTGGTATGCAAGTCAGCTTTGCCTCACCGTTGAAAATGTTCGGTCATGATTGCTTTTGAAACCAAAGGGGAAGGTACCGATATCATTGAGCTATTTAAAGTTGCCAGTTTGGGCGCCAGTAATGCTTTCTGGTGGGTAAAATTCCACATTCAGGCCACGAGAGCATCTACAGTTTGTACTCTGGGGCTGCAGGCATCCTGGGACGCTGTACGCAATTCAGTGGTCTAGTCCTTTATACCGACTCAGATTCCTTAAGCATGCAGAGTCACTCGAATGAAAAAACATACTCAACCTCTCCCTAAAAAGATGTTGCAACCCAGTTTCTCTGAATTCCACCACAAAAAGAGACCCTGAATAAGAAGAGCAGTTTTCCTGTGCATATAGAGGGTGTGTCAAAGGTGAGCTTTTTGGGGACCGGGAAAAACAAAGTTGCCTGATTCCTCGCATGTGCACAGGCCCCGGATGTACACCCGGAAAGGGGAGTGTGGCTGTAGAATCATCCATCCGTCTACAGCTAAAACAATTGGCCAATAAAGTACATGTTTTTCCtaagccaaaaataaatataaatacgtTAACAGAAAAATGATTTAGGATATAGCTTGAATGCTTAAATATGTGCACCTTTACAAACCTCTCAGTGTATTCTTG encodes:
- the DUSP22 gene encoding dual specificity protein phosphatase 22 isoform X1 → MGNGMNKILPGLYIGNFKDARDAEQLSKNKVTHILSVHDSARPMLEGVKYLCIPAADSPSQNLTRHFKESIKFIHECRLRGESCLVHCLAGVSRSVTLVIAYIMTVTDFGWEDALHTVRAGRSCANPNVGFQRQLQEFEKHEVHQYRQWLKEEYGESPLQDAEEAKNILGKYKEQGRTEPQPGARRWSSFPALAPLTYDNYTTET
- the DUSP22 gene encoding dual specificity protein phosphatase 22 isoform X3 yields the protein MTVTDFGWEDALHTVRAGRSCANPNVGFQRQLQEFEKHEVHQYRQWLKEEYGESPLQDAEEAKNILGKYKEQGRTEPQPGARRWSSFPALAPLTYDNYTTET